A window from Trichoplusia ni isolate ovarian cell line Hi5 chromosome 18 unlocalized genomic scaffold, tn1 tig00001679_group17, whole genome shotgun sequence encodes these proteins:
- the LOC113506512 gene encoding uncharacterized protein LOC113506512: MLTRRRAARLPSPGSSPSSASQLPPGRGPAPAVAVASSSSDEYYSPPTSPTPVRRPGRRRPPSSLAPSGQPASNRAPAPGGVVQRMKWTRPMNENVMRAYYGATGGGTNLTAYRARMLSLFRALEPDVDVSAQRLSDQVRVIQRNHRLDDATLDRLRSEVQTSPVVVTPSIAEAPAASALPANPADGGDDDGAITVSTQCSDHIRSTLEQAVLEYRSTPRDQRPRLPRLPMHNRNKALMGVLDSLLSSYFGNSEDLGDTHSLLYCAAVDNTAARPKQAAPAWQCRIEKRVAEARTLIAKLDAFRGGNTRPRVMRFVKRAFAGTNISPSEYTARVTERIDFFKQKATWPIDIYLTD; the protein is encoded by the exons ATGTTGACACGAAGAAGAGCAGCACGCCTTCCATCCCCGGGCTCGTCGCCGAGCTCCGCCTCGCAGCTGCCGCCGGGCCGAGGTCCAGCGCCGGCAGTTGCAGTCGCGTCGAGCTCCAGCGACGAGTACTACTCCCCGCCGACGTCGCCAACACCTGTACGTCGGCCGGGGAGGCGCCGGCCGCCGAGCAGCTTGGCGCCCTCAGGCCAACCGGCCTCGAACAGGGCTCCCGCTCCCGGTGGTGTAGTGCAACGCATGAAGTGGACTCGACCCATGAACGAGAATGTCATGCGCGCCTACTATGGGGCGACAGGGGGAGGAACTAACCTCACTGCGTACCGTGCCAGAATGCTCTCTCTGTTTCGGGCCCTTGAACCGGACGTCGACGTATCGGCACAACGTTTgtcggatcaagtgcgagttatcCAACGTAATCACAGGTTGGATGACGCGACGCTTGATCGATTGCGCTCTGAAGTGCAGACTAGCCCTGTCGTCGTTACCCCGTCAATAGCGGAAGCGCCAGCTGCAAGCGCGCTGCCTGCCAACCCTGCTGACGGGGGAGATGATGACGGTGCTATAACTGTAAGTACCCAGTGCAGTGATCATATAAGGAGTACATTGGAACAGGCGGTTCTGGAGTATCGGTCAACACCCCGGGACCAGAGACCGCGACTACCTCGCTTGCCCATGCACAACCGAAACAAGGCGCTAATGGGTGTCCTGGATTCGCTGCTATCCAGTTATTTTGGGAACAGCGAAGACCTCGGTGACACGCACTCGCTTCTGTACTGTGCGGCTGTTGATAACACAGCTGCACGGCCTAAGCAAGCGGCACCAGCCTGGCAGTGCAGGATTGAGAAGCGTGTTGCTGAGGCCAGGACACTCATAGCCAAACTTGATGCGTTTCGGGGCGGAAACACTCGCCCTAGGGTCATGCGTTTTGTAAAGCGGGCGTTTGCTGGGACTAATATTAGCCCCAGCGAATACACCGCCCGAGTTACAGAAcgcattgacttttttaagcaaaag gcaacATGGCCCATAGatatataccttacagactaa
- the LOC113506514 gene encoding uncharacterized protein LOC113506514, producing the protein MSEKLVANELLAFLQQKLDVMDEVSAIQICSSNFSEDDIAASKLLVFKLLNKSDQMVSRRRDGTKKSLQDVITLLKETDPDDVPTFVAKDLNKLPPVTFDHVDVTCLLKDIVSLKASLADVHRKLEASQKDVTDLRKEVVELRTSVNKTGSPARVSNVNTRRGACLLDTSATSFASAVLSSSSPTAESAKGADRMPQPPAPAIMPHPRSATQTARPNKQLVSVCASAVPLHNLVPQPRNRADEDGFVTVLKRKHRKRTNQNCCGKAPVEPQTRVRAAQPNTPVYISRLHYSIRAEDIADYVRQKVQYAPRVQLLELRRNVNFKAFVVRVPNCFLHLVMDDNFWPQGVVFRRFRGQIPTERTNT; encoded by the coding sequence ATGAGCGAAAAATTAGTAGCAAATGAGCTACTAGCGTTTCTACAACAGAAGCTGGATGTCATGGACGAGGTGTCTGCTATCCAGATCTGTTCATCGAATTTCAGCGAGGATGACATCGCTGCGTCTAAGCTGCTTGTGTTCAAGTTGCTGAACAAGAGCGACCAGATGGTGTCCCGTAGGCGTGACGGGACAAAGAAGAGTCTGCAAGATGTAATCACGCTGCTGAAGGAGACCGATCCCGACGATGTGCCGACGTTTGTGGCAAAGGACTTAAACAAGTTACCTCCTGTCACCTTCGACCACGTCGACGTAACGTGCCTTTTGAAGGACATCGTCTCCCTAAAGGCAAGTCTTGCAGATGTGCACAGGAAGTTGGAGGCATCCCAGAAAGATGTCACAGATTTGCGCAAGGAAGTCGTTGAATTGCGCACTTCTGTGAATAAAACTGGGTCACCGGCGCGTGTAAGCAACGTAAACACGCGTCGAGGTGCATGCCTACTCGACACATCGGCTACGAGCTTCGCGTCAGCAGTTTTATCTTCGTCGTCGCCGACAGCCGAGTCAGCAAAGGGCGCTGACCGCATGCCCCAGCCCCCGGCCCCCGCAATCATGCCTCATCCACGTAGCGCCACGCAAACTGCACGACCAAATAAACAGCTGGTCAGCGTTTGCGCCTCCGCTGTTCCCCTACACAATCTGGTCCCACAACCGAGGAACCGGGCGGACGAAGACGGTTTCGTAACGGTGCTGAAAAGGAAGCACCGGAAACGAACTAATCAGAACTGCTGCGGCAAGGCTCCTGTTGAGCCCCAAACAAGGGTGAGAGCTGCGCAGCCGAATACTCCGGTGTACATATCTCGCCTACACTACAGCATCCGAGCGGAGGACATCGCCGACTACGTGCGCCAAAAGGTGCAGTACGCGCCGAGAGTGCAGCTGCTGGAGTTGCGCCGGAACGTCAATTTCAAGGCGTTCGTGGTGCGCGTCCCTAACTGCTTCCTGCACCTCGTCATGGACGATAACTTTTGGCCGCAAGGAGTGGTTTTCCGTCGCTTCCGCGGACAAATCCCGACCGAACGCACAAACACCTAG